In Syntrophotaleaceae bacterium, a genomic segment contains:
- a CDS encoding citrate (Si)-synthase, protein MAGLKELLYAKIQEQRPRVARLAKEHGSVLLDKVTIGQAIGGVRGVKCLVTDISHLDPEEGVRFRGRTIPETFSVLPKIPGSEYPYVEGFWYFLLTGEVPTPEQTLEVVKDFRRRREVPRYVFDTLRAMPRDLHPMAMLSAAVVVMQRESEFARKYNEGMNRMDYWDPMYEDSCNLLAKLPAVAAFIYRMKYKNDTPIPSDPDLDFGGDFAHMMGIAPPYDDVARMYFILHADHESGNVSAHTTRLVASALADAYYSYSAGVNGLSGPLHGLANQEVLRWIQGVMEKLGGKLPTEQELETFLWETLKSGQVIPGYGHAVLRRTDPRFTAQMKFCEKHLPDDPMFKLVQMIYKVAPKVLQEHGKARNPWPNVDAQSGVVQWHYGVTEYDFYTVLFAVGRAIGVLANITWDRALGYPLERPKSVTLNMLEEVVAKKS, encoded by the coding sequence ATGGCAGGTTTGAAAGAACTTCTCTATGCGAAAATTCAGGAACAGCGTCCGCGAGTGGCCAGGCTTGCCAAAGAGCATGGCTCCGTTTTACTCGATAAGGTCACCATTGGTCAAGCCATAGGAGGCGTTCGCGGGGTCAAGTGCCTGGTGACTGACATCTCCCATCTCGACCCGGAGGAAGGGGTGCGGTTTCGGGGCAGGACCATACCCGAAACCTTTTCCGTTCTGCCCAAAATCCCCGGATCCGAATACCCCTATGTGGAAGGTTTCTGGTACTTTCTGCTGACGGGGGAGGTGCCCACCCCCGAACAGACCCTGGAAGTGGTCAAGGACTTTCGCCGCCGGCGCGAAGTGCCCCGGTATGTATTCGATACACTCCGGGCCATGCCCCGCGACCTGCATCCGATGGCGATGCTGTCCGCCGCCGTGGTCGTGATGCAGAGGGAATCCGAGTTTGCCCGGAAATACAACGAAGGCATGAACCGGATGGACTACTGGGACCCGATGTACGAGGATTCCTGCAATCTGCTGGCGAAACTCCCGGCCGTCGCCGCCTTCATCTATCGGATGAAGTACAAGAACGATACCCCGATACCCTCTGACCCAGACCTCGATTTCGGCGGGGACTTCGCCCATATGATGGGCATAGCGCCTCCCTATGACGATGTCGCCCGGATGTATTTCATCCTCCATGCCGACCATGAATCGGGCAATGTCTCCGCTCATACCACCCGCCTGGTGGCTTCGGCCCTCGCGGATGCCTATTACAGCTACTCGGCCGGGGTCAACGGACTCTCGGGTCCTCTCCACGGCCTGGCAAACCAGGAGGTGCTGCGCTGGATCCAGGGGGTCATGGAGAAACTCGGTGGAAAACTGCCGACGGAACAGGAACTGGAAACGTTTCTCTGGGAGACCCTGAAAAGCGGGCAGGTCATTCCCGGCTATGGCCATGCGGTGCTGCGCCGCACCGACCCGCGATTTACCGCGCAGATGAAATTCTGCGAAAAGCATCTGCCCGACGATCCGATGTTCAAGCTGGTGCAGATGATCTACAAGGTGGCCCCCAAGGTGCTGCAGGAACACGGCAAGGCGCGCAACCCCTGGCCCAACGTCGATGCACAATCCGGTGTGGTCCAATGGCATTACGGCGTGACCGAGTACGATTTCTATACCGTGCTGTTCGCCGTGGGTCGGGCCATAGGCGTGCTGGCCAACATCACCTGGGACCGCGCTCTTGGCTATCCCCTGGAAAGGCCAAAATCGGTCACCCTCAACATGCTGGAAGAAGTGGTGGCGAAGAAGAGCTGA
- a CDS encoding reverse transcriptase domain-containing protein gives MHPASYGYRPGRSPHQAIAKASLFIRRYEFKWVADMDLSRCFDTLDHDLILRSFRRKIADGSILGLLRMFLQSGVMTTEGWQASEEGSPQGGVISPFIANVYLDAFDQFMKSRGYRIVRYADDILILTRSKSAAHHALKVAREYLERELRLTVNEQKSRIVSSFEGVSYLGVTIHTKYTRIKREKVREFKDKVKKITQRNSPVNLAKVIADLNPVIRGFANYFEWPTAAKSLER, from the coding sequence ATCCATCCGGCGAGCTACGGCTATCGGCCCGGGCGAAGCCCACACCAGGCGATCGCCAAGGCCAGCCTGTTCATCCGGCGGTATGAGTTCAAGTGGGTGGCGGACATGGACCTATCGCGGTGCTTTGACACCCTGGACCATGATCTCATCCTTCGGAGCTTTCGCCGGAAGATCGCCGATGGCAGTATTCTGGGGTTGCTGCGGATGTTTCTGCAAAGTGGGGTGATGACCACGGAAGGGTGGCAGGCGAGCGAAGAAGGCAGTCCCCAAGGCGGGGTCATCAGCCCCTTCATCGCCAACGTCTACCTCGATGCCTTCGACCAGTTCATGAAGAGTCGGGGGTATCGAATCGTCCGCTATGCGGACGATATTCTGATCCTCACCCGCTCGAAAAGCGCGGCACACCATGCCCTCAAGGTGGCAAGAGAATACCTGGAAAGGGAGCTTCGCCTTACCGTCAATGAACAAAAAAGTCGCATCGTCTCCAGCTTCGAGGGCGTCAGCTATCTTGGCGTCACGATCCACACCAAGTACACCCGGATCAAGCGAGAGAAGGTGCGCGAGTTCAAGGACAAGGTGAAGAAAATCACCCAGCGCAACTCGCCAGTCAACCTGGCCAAGGTCATTGCCGACCTGAATCCGGTGATACGCGGGTTTGCCAACTACTTCGAGTGGCCAACTGCCGCAAAGAGTTTGGAGCGCTGA
- the ltrA gene encoding group II intron reverse transcriptase/maturase: protein MLGIPAVRDRVVQQALLNILQPLFDPEFHPSSYGYRPGRSPHQAIAKASLFIRRYEFKWVADMDLSRCFDTLDHDLILRSFRRKIADGSILGLLRMFLQSGVMTMEGWQASEEGSPQGGVISPFIANVYLDAFDQFMKSRGYRIVRYADDILILTRSKSAAHHALKVAREYLERELRLTVNEQKSRIVSSFEGVSYLGVTIHTKYTRIKREKVREFKDKVKKITQRNSPVNLAKVIADLNPVIRGFANYFRVANCRKEFGALMQWIRRRLRAKQLRQWKKPQRLHRRLRQLGYQGSSRQ from the coding sequence TTGCTCGGCATTCCCGCGGTTCGCGACCGGGTTGTCCAGCAAGCCTTGCTGAACATTCTGCAGCCGCTATTCGATCCGGAATTTCATCCATCGAGCTACGGCTATCGGCCCGGGCGAAGCCCACACCAGGCGATCGCCAAGGCCAGCCTGTTCATCCGGCGGTATGAGTTCAAGTGGGTGGCGGACATGGACCTTTCGCGGTGCTTTGACACCCTGGACCATGATCTCATCCTTCGGAGCTTTCGCCGGAAGATCGCCGATGGCAGTATTCTGGGGCTGCTGCGGATGTTTCTGCAAAGTGGGGTGATGACCATGGAAGGGTGGCAGGCGAGCGAAGAAGGCAGTCCCCAAGGCGGGGTCATCAGCCCCTTCATCGCCAACGTCTACCTCGATGCTTTCGACCAGTTCATGAAGAGTCGGGGGTATCGAATCGTCCGCTATGCGGACGATATTCTGATCCTCACCCGCTCGAAAAGCGCGGCACACCATGCCCTCAAGGTGGCAAGAGAATACCTGGAAAGGGAGCTTCGCCTTACCGTCAATGAACAAAAAAGTCGCATCGTCTCCAGCTTCGAGGGCGTCAGCTATCTTGGCGTCACGATCCACACCAAGTACACCCGGATCAAGCGAGAGAAGGTGCGCGAGTTCAAGGACAAGGTGAAGAAAATCACCCAGCGCAACTCGCCAGTCAACCTGGCCAAGGTCATTGCCGACCTGAATCCGGTGATACGCGGGTTTGCCAACTACTTCCGAGTGGCCAACTGCCGCAAAGAGTTTGGAGCGCTGATGCAGTGGATCAGAAGGCGCCTGCGAGCCAAGCAGTTGAGACAGTGGAAAAAGCCCCAAAGGCTGCACCGCAGATTGAGACAGCTTGGCTATCAGGGGAGTTCAAGGCAATAA
- a CDS encoding response regulator, with amino-acid sequence MKKALVVDDKAENRRQVAEALIRYGFTDIVEAENGQQAVDLALVHKPLLIVMDVGMPIMDGLTAAEIISKKAPTPIVLLTGKTDARTVERARLAGVMNYVVKPFREEQFYPAVDLAIHHFVFESSLREEVDKLKETLEARKVIEKAKGVLMKGGLSEEEAYRKIQKLAMNKRKSLREVAEAILLAEELGG; translated from the coding sequence GTGAAAAAAGCACTGGTTGTCGATGACAAGGCGGAAAACCGCCGGCAAGTGGCGGAAGCGCTGATCAGATATGGATTCACTGATATCGTAGAGGCAGAAAACGGCCAGCAGGCGGTCGATCTTGCCCTGGTCCACAAGCCCTTGCTGATCGTTATGGATGTCGGCATGCCGATCATGGACGGACTGACAGCTGCTGAAATAATCAGCAAAAAAGCGCCAACGCCAATCGTTCTGCTGACGGGAAAAACAGATGCTCGCACCGTTGAACGGGCCCGCCTGGCCGGGGTGATGAATTATGTGGTGAAACCCTTCCGTGAAGAACAGTTTTATCCAGCAGTCGACCTGGCCATCCATCATTTTGTGTTTGAATCCTCCCTTCGTGAGGAAGTGGACAAGCTCAAGGAGACCCTTGAGGCCCGCAAGGTGATTGAGAAGGCCAAGGGTGTGTTGATGAAAGGCGGGCTTTCTGAAGAGGAGGCTTATCGCAAGATCCAGAAACTGGCCATGAACAAACGCAAAAGTCTGCGGGAAGTAGCCGAGGCCATCCTGCTAGCGGAAGAACTGGGCGGCTGA
- a CDS encoding NAD(+)--dinitrogen-reductase ADP-D-ribosyltransferase, translating to MSTAALNLCNLPPWAIASRHYNRHPQPLEIQGVRQANRLLFERLDQSDAAEKRAAIFNDFMDVTFQLHQWQAQTTVGGRKSLKNSYLRFLRGWMFDSNGREGAVLKGWVESRFGLHPTYHATPIQDHHSEGYFRYQIDRMKGSARTSAILQQLDLLYEFAQYELKRRYPNLTHFTLYRGIYSFEEHVILEEYDKHRCLMRLNNLNSFTGDFERAWEFGSRVLRTDVPLAKVFFFSGLLPTVPMQGEEEYMVVGGEYEVEVLTGG from the coding sequence ATGTCGACGGCAGCTCTCAACCTGTGCAATCTGCCTCCTTGGGCGATTGCTTCCCGCCACTACAATCGGCATCCCCAGCCCCTGGAGATTCAGGGGGTCCGTCAGGCCAATCGGTTGCTGTTCGAGCGGCTCGACCAATCAGATGCTGCCGAAAAAAGAGCGGCCATTTTCAATGATTTCATGGATGTGACCTTTCAGCTCCACCAGTGGCAGGCCCAGACAACGGTCGGGGGGCGAAAGAGTCTGAAAAACAGCTATCTGCGTTTTCTCCGGGGGTGGATGTTCGACTCCAACGGACGTGAAGGAGCAGTCCTCAAGGGGTGGGTGGAAAGTCGCTTCGGGTTGCATCCCACCTATCATGCCACACCTATTCAGGACCACCATTCGGAAGGATATTTCCGCTATCAGATCGACCGGATGAAAGGGTCGGCACGGACCAGCGCCATCCTGCAGCAGCTCGACCTGCTCTATGAATTCGCCCAATACGAACTGAAACGCCGCTACCCCAATTTGACTCATTTTACCCTCTATCGCGGAATCTACAGCTTTGAGGAGCACGTCATACTCGAGGAGTACGACAAGCATCGATGTCTGATGCGGCTCAACAATCTCAACTCCTTTACCGGCGATTTCGAACGGGCCTGGGAATTCGGCAGTCGGGTTCTCAGAACGGATGTGCCTCTGGCCAAAGTCTTTTTTTTCAGCGGCCTGCTGCCGACGGTGCCGATGCAGGGGGAAGAGGAGTATATGGTGGTCGGTGGGGAATACGAAGTCGAGGTGCTCACCGGTGGCTGA
- the draG gene encoding ADP-ribosyl-[dinitrogen reductase] hydrolase, with protein sequence MAEIEPRLKKEEILQRARASFLGLALGDALGATTEFLLPGEIQFKYKVHNKIIGGGWLNLKPGQITDDTQMSLCIARSIAQTGGWDASVVMDHFAGWLKSKPVDVGATCRRSISRYIVKGEIGRPYSDWDAGNGAAMRMAPVALFTLGDEILLEKLAVEQARLTHNNALSDAASVIVGRLAQLAILGADRPALHAVVRELIAEFPKFQFNRYRGGASAYVVETMQTVFHYFFGTAQFDECLIGVVNQGGDADTTGAIAGMIAGAFYGLEALPKKWLKKLDPAVRQEIEELAESLVEMSPLGGMMD encoded by the coding sequence GTGGCTGAAATTGAACCTCGTCTTAAAAAAGAGGAGATTCTGCAGCGGGCCAGGGCATCCTTTCTCGGTCTGGCTCTCGGTGATGCTCTGGGAGCGACGACCGAGTTTCTGCTGCCTGGGGAGATTCAATTCAAGTACAAGGTCCACAACAAAATCATCGGTGGCGGCTGGTTGAATCTGAAACCGGGCCAGATCACCGACGACACCCAGATGAGCTTGTGCATCGCCCGGTCCATCGCACAAACCGGCGGATGGGACGCCTCGGTGGTGATGGATCATTTTGCCGGCTGGCTGAAAAGCAAGCCGGTGGATGTGGGCGCCACTTGCCGGCGCAGCATCAGCCGCTACATCGTCAAGGGGGAAATCGGGCGGCCTTACAGCGACTGGGATGCCGGCAACGGCGCTGCCATGCGCATGGCTCCGGTGGCCCTGTTCACCCTTGGCGACGAGATATTGCTGGAAAAGCTGGCCGTCGAGCAGGCCAGGCTCACCCACAACAACGCCCTTTCTGACGCCGCCAGCGTGATCGTAGGGCGCCTGGCACAGCTGGCCATTCTAGGCGCAGACCGGCCAGCGTTGCATGCCGTGGTGCGGGAGCTGATCGCCGAATTTCCCAAATTTCAGTTTAATCGGTATCGGGGTGGCGCTTCAGCTTATGTGGTGGAAACCATGCAGACGGTTTTCCACTATTTTTTCGGCACAGCCCAATTCGATGAATGTCTTATCGGAGTGGTCAACCAGGGGGGCGATGCGGATACTACCGGCGCCATTGCCGGGATGATCGCCGGGGCCTTTTACGGGCTGGAGGCACTGCCGAAAAAATGGCTCAAGAAGCTCGATCCGGCCGTCAGGCAGGAGATCGAGGAGCTGGCGGAAAGCCTGGTGGAGATGTCGCCTCTGGGTGGGATGATGGACTGA
- a CDS encoding ABC transporter permease, whose product MNLQAGISRRWLRVWQRNLGVYRRTWRISFLPPLLEPLLYLAAFGLGLSRMVGDFSYQGRDIAYLPFIAPALLAITMMYNAFFETSYASFVRMYYQKTFDAMLATPLTLEEVITGEIAWAATKAVIAATLMQLVISAFGLVPYPAGLLLLPLAALGGLAFAAAGMVFTSLVPNIETFNLPIFLFITPMFLFSGTFFPLQNLPEWARWLALIFPLTHLTALARACTLGQLEQGLLWSLAYLAAFFAICYLLALRGMRKRLIK is encoded by the coding sequence GTGAATCTTCAAGCGGGCATCAGCCGGCGCTGGCTGCGGGTCTGGCAGCGCAACCTGGGGGTCTATCGCAGGACCTGGCGGATCAGTTTTCTTCCGCCGCTGCTGGAGCCGCTGCTCTATCTGGCCGCCTTCGGGCTCGGTCTGAGCCGCATGGTAGGCGATTTCAGCTATCAGGGCAGGGACATCGCCTACCTGCCTTTCATCGCTCCGGCCCTGCTGGCCATCACCATGATGTACAACGCCTTTTTCGAAACCAGCTATGCATCCTTCGTGCGCATGTATTATCAGAAAACCTTTGACGCAATGCTGGCTACTCCCCTGACCCTGGAAGAGGTCATCACCGGGGAAATCGCCTGGGCCGCCACCAAAGCGGTCATCGCCGCCACACTCATGCAGCTGGTGATCAGCGCCTTCGGCCTGGTTCCCTACCCCGCCGGCCTGCTGCTGTTGCCCCTGGCTGCTTTGGGCGGCCTGGCCTTCGCCGCCGCCGGCATGGTCTTCACCAGTCTGGTGCCCAACATTGAAACCTTCAATCTGCCGATCTTTCTCTTCATCACCCCGATGTTCCTGTTCAGCGGCACCTTTTTCCCTTTACAGAATCTGCCGGAATGGGCCCGGTGGCTGGCCCTGATCTTCCCCCTCACCCACCTGACCGCACTGGCTCGCGCATGCACCCTGGGCCAGCTCGAGCAGGGTTTGCTCTGGAGCCTGGCATACCTGGCAGCCTTCTTCGCCATCTGCTATTTACTGGCACTGCGGGGAATGAGAAAAAGGCTGATCAAATAG
- a CDS encoding phospholipase D family protein, whose translation MFIRFGMVLCLSVMIAACATLPKDYLRTDSTAFSNYLATDLGQFFAEAEGEHPGKSGFALIRSGKHAFTSRIAMTELAQKSLDLQYYIWEPDATGRILMERLLRAADRGVRVRILLDDMNQSGRDAGIAALDAHPGIEIRLFNPFANRNARILDFLSDLRRINHRMHNKAIIADNAVAIVGGRNIGNHYFDVDTEANFRDLDLAAAGPVVRDVSAVFDYFWNANWSMPITALVDHTPSPADLQDVAERLRRKIADDVYPYPLDQNVARLKSELRAIRERFVWAPGRIVWNNPDEVANGAQGGIVRDIAAKFQQAQEEVLIESAYLVVLDRGVELAQEMIERGLRIRVLTNSLASNDVIAAHAGYAKRRVKLLKAGVEIYELRPDAGEIEQSLLPGRSKAALHTKAMVIDRQALYIGSFNLDPRSLSLNTEAAIYVDSPELARQTIAYLDEGIRPVNSYRVSLDEDGSPVWTTDNDGMPVLYDKEPETTFWQRFTAGFIEMLPVEEQL comes from the coding sequence ATGTTTATTCGATTCGGCATGGTCCTTTGCCTGTCGGTGATGATCGCAGCCTGTGCGACTCTGCCAAAGGATTATCTCCGTACGGATTCGACCGCCTTTTCAAATTACCTGGCAACCGATCTGGGACAATTCTTCGCGGAAGCGGAAGGGGAGCATCCGGGCAAGTCGGGGTTTGCCCTTATCCGCAGCGGAAAACATGCCTTTACCAGCCGTATCGCCATGACCGAACTGGCGCAGAAAAGTCTGGATCTGCAGTACTACATCTGGGAACCGGATGCCACCGGCCGGATACTGATGGAACGGCTTCTGCGAGCCGCGGACAGGGGGGTCAGGGTCCGGATTCTGTTGGATGACATGAACCAGTCCGGCCGGGACGCAGGGATTGCCGCCCTCGATGCCCATCCCGGCATAGAGATCCGCCTTTTCAATCCCTTCGCCAATCGCAACGCGCGTATTTTGGACTTTCTTTCGGATCTTCGCCGAATCAATCACCGGATGCACAACAAGGCCATCATCGCGGACAATGCCGTAGCCATTGTGGGCGGCCGCAACATCGGCAACCATTATTTCGACGTTGATACGGAGGCCAATTTCAGGGATCTCGATCTGGCGGCGGCCGGACCGGTGGTGCGGGATGTTTCGGCTGTTTTCGACTACTTCTGGAATGCGAACTGGTCAATGCCGATTACCGCCCTGGTGGATCATACCCCGTCGCCGGCCGATCTGCAGGATGTCGCGGAAAGACTGCGCCGGAAGATCGCCGATGATGTTTATCCCTACCCCCTGGATCAGAATGTCGCACGTTTGAAGTCGGAACTCAGAGCCATCAGGGAAAGATTTGTCTGGGCGCCCGGGCGAATCGTCTGGAACAATCCGGACGAGGTTGCAAACGGGGCGCAGGGCGGCATCGTCAGGGATATCGCCGCAAAGTTCCAACAGGCACAGGAGGAGGTGCTGATCGAATCGGCCTATTTGGTGGTGTTGGACCGGGGGGTCGAACTTGCCCAGGAGATGATAGAGAGAGGGCTCCGGATTCGGGTGCTGACCAACTCGCTGGCGTCCAACGATGTGATCGCCGCCCACGCCGGATACGCGAAACGGCGGGTAAAGCTATTGAAGGCAGGGGTGGAAATTTATGAGTTGCGCCCGGACGCGGGGGAGATCGAGCAGAGTCTGCTCCCCGGCCGTTCCAAGGCGGCCCTGCACACCAAGGCCATGGTTATCGATCGGCAAGCCCTGTACATCGGCAGTTTCAACCTCGATCCCCGCTCCCTGAGTTTGAATACCGAGGCGGCGATCTACGTCGATAGCCCCGAACTCGCCCGGCAGACCATTGCTTATCTGGATGAAGGGATACGCCCGGTGAACAGCTATCGGGTGAGTCTCGACGAGGACGGAAGTCCCGTCTGGACAACGGATAACGATGGAATGCCGGTTCTTTATGACAAGGAACCGGAGACGACCTTCTGGCAGCGCTTCACGGCCGGGTTCATCGAGATGCTGCCGGTGGAGGAGCAGCTCTGA
- a CDS encoding HdeD family acid-resistance protein has protein sequence MNMENWMEKAHRNAGWLVALGILQILLGVVAVGSPLAGGLVVTMVLGVSLIISGIARLFAAFAADSFGAGTLAFVWGLLVASTGFYIFTNPGLGLATLTLAISLMLFVSGLAESVVAFHVKPQSGWGWILFGGLVSVILAIMVWLRFPISGIWLVGTLVGIHLLVTGIETVMIGSAVRRRTATV, from the coding sequence ATGAATATGGAAAACTGGATGGAAAAGGCCCACCGTAATGCCGGTTGGCTGGTTGCCCTGGGAATTTTGCAGATCCTGCTGGGGGTGGTGGCGGTTGGCTCTCCCCTGGCGGGCGGCCTGGTCGTCACCATGGTGCTCGGGGTGAGTTTGATCATCTCCGGCATCGCCAGGCTTTTCGCCGCTTTCGCCGCAGACTCCTTCGGGGCGGGAACGCTCGCCTTCGTGTGGGGGCTCCTCGTGGCCTCCACCGGATTCTATATCTTCACGAACCCCGGTCTCGGCCTCGCGACCCTCACACTGGCCATCTCACTGATGCTCTTCGTCAGCGGCCTGGCCGAAAGTGTGGTCGCCTTCCATGTCAAGCCCCAGAGCGGCTGGGGCTGGATCTTGTTCGGGGGGCTCGTCTCGGTGATCCTCGCGATTATGGTATGGCTCAGGTTTCCGATCTCGGGGATCTGGCTGGTGGGCACCCTGGTCGGCATCCACCTTCTGGTCACCGGAATCGAGACTGTTATGATAGGCAGCGCCGTCCGCAGGCGAACCGCGACTGTTTAG